From Ruminococcus sp. HUN007, a single genomic window includes:
- a CDS encoding phospholipid carrier-dependent glycosyltransferase has translation MTSVFIYTIISCALFWCIYSYRDRHNMIKGYSPAELVPFYVLMRLVPLFMMQERGTSNYVACILDAVVLAAVCFAASGMTRSKSIAAALYIFSPLPVICIAVGGTKMIIANIAVTAAALVVTGIMSSKYPLSSPSSFMRSYVTICTGIHFGGYSLFAQRHSFSELYNKHYFPTFLVAGLLLITAGLVMLFPAIRNYGKQGSTSGNGEDVPAISSEAPEKFGKKNFIHIIILTALYAAVVFFQLGSHTSPETSRKFNSNDPDNSEIIIDLGEYKNVSGLQIFLGPESLRKISVSAYDEVEREWKVIKEGEELKTAFAWNRVDFSWSVRYIGIVFSHEDTHFNEVIVLGSDDSVITPVNTSAYPELFDEQDEFPGTEASYYYRMMFDEIYHGRTGYEFIHNLPIYENTHPPLGKTLIGLGIRAFGMNPFGWRFTVAVFGTLMVPLMYLFAWKISHRSGSALTGGVLLATESMHLTLSRIATIDIIVAQFIVMMFFFMYCFVDEMLRGGKLSKQILWIFLCGVSTALAIATKWTGLYAAAGIAVIFFTFLIKHCAEKKTLKESMPYLLKLFVVCVISFIVIPSVTYVLSYIEFAQVYTDKDIIHHAIENSKSMYSYHSNVTDSHPYQSEWYEWITDKKPLLDAINSFDGDRVSSVATFMNPFIAFAGLAAFFHNVFLWRTRKSMAAQYLSISYIAMLMPWLFIHRTVFIYQYFGCLLIMILLICNSLRSMKGSARKREIITMAVSAAVFFMFLPESTGIAVPRTYIKHVLELVPTWIFE, from the coding sequence TTGACATCGGTATTTATCTACACAATAATATCCTGTGCTCTGTTCTGGTGCATATATTCGTACCGCGACAGGCATAACATGATCAAAGGATATTCACCTGCAGAGCTCGTACCGTTTTACGTGCTTATGAGGCTCGTTCCGCTGTTCATGATGCAGGAAAGAGGAACTTCAAATTACGTAGCCTGTATTCTGGACGCAGTGGTACTTGCAGCAGTATGCTTTGCTGCGTCGGGAATGACAAGGAGCAAAAGTATTGCGGCGGCTCTGTATATCTTCAGTCCGCTTCCGGTGATCTGTATTGCAGTCGGCGGGACAAAGATGATCATCGCAAACATTGCTGTGACTGCGGCTGCACTTGTGGTGACAGGCATTATGAGCAGCAAATATCCGCTTTCTTCGCCTTCTTCGTTTATGCGCAGTTATGTAACGATCTGTACAGGCATTCATTTCGGAGGCTATTCACTGTTTGCGCAGCGTCATTCATTTTCCGAACTGTACAACAAACACTATTTCCCTACCTTTCTTGTGGCGGGGCTGCTTCTGATAACAGCCGGACTTGTAATGCTTTTCCCGGCAATAAGGAATTACGGTAAACAGGGCAGTACTTCCGGCAACGGCGAAGATGTTCCGGCGATTTCTTCCGAAGCACCTGAAAAATTCGGAAAAAAGAATTTTATCCACATCATAATACTTACAGCACTTTATGCTGCCGTGGTATTCTTTCAGCTCGGATCACACACTTCACCTGAAACATCAAGAAAATTCAATTCGAATGATCCGGACAATTCCGAAATAATTATCGATCTCGGCGAATATAAGAACGTTTCCGGCCTTCAGATCTTCCTCGGACCTGAGAGTTTAAGAAAGATAAGCGTTTCTGCTTACGATGAAGTTGAACGTGAGTGGAAGGTAATAAAGGAAGGCGAGGAACTCAAGACTGCTTTTGCGTGGAACCGTGTTGATTTTTCATGGAGCGTAAGATATATCGGCATTGTTTTCAGCCATGAGGATACTCATTTCAATGAAGTAATTGTTCTCGGAAGCGATGACAGTGTGATCACACCGGTGAACACTTCGGCATATCCTGAACTTTTCGATGAACAGGATGAATTCCCGGGAACTGAAGCATCTTACTACTACAGAATGATGTTCGACGAGATCTATCACGGAAGAACAGGATATGAGTTTATTCATAACCTTCCTATTTATGAAAACACACATCCGCCGCTCGGCAAAACACTTATCGGCCTTGGCATAAGAGCTTTCGGCATGAATCCGTTCGGCTGGAGATTTACAGTAGCAGTATTCGGAACGTTAATGGTACCGCTCATGTATCTTTTTGCGTGGAAGATCAGCCACCGTTCAGGCAGTGCGCTGACAGGCGGTGTGCTTCTTGCAACGGAAAGCATGCATCTCACCCTTTCAAGGATCGCTACAATCGACATTATCGTAGCACAGTTCATCGTGATGATGTTCTTCTTCATGTACTGTTTCGTCGATGAGATGCTTAGAGGGGGAAAACTTTCAAAGCAGATACTCTGGATCTTCCTCTGCGGAGTTTCGACCGCTCTTGCAATCGCAACAAAGTGGACCGGCCTTTACGCGGCAGCTGGTATAGCAGTCATCTTCTTCACTTTCCTTATAAAGCACTGTGCTGAAAAGAAGACGCTGAAGGAATCGATGCCGTATCTTCTGAAACTTTTTGTGGTCTGCGTTATCTCATTCATTGTGATTCCATCTGTAACTTATGTTTTATCATACATTGAATTCGCTCAGGTATATACCGACAAGGATATTATCCATCATGCCATTGAGAATTCAAAGTCAATGTATTCTTACCATTCGAACGTCACCGATTCTCATCCGTACCAGTCAGAATGGTATGAATGGATCACTGACAAGAAGCCTCTTCTCGATGCAATAAACAGCTTTGACGGGGACAGGGTAAGTTCAGTTGCGACATTTATGAATCCTTTCATTGCGTTTGCAGGACTTGCAGCTTTCTTCCACAACGTATTTCTCTGGAGAACAAGAAAGAGCATGGCTGCACAGTATCTTTCGATCTCGTACATCGCAATGCTCATGCCATGGCTCTTTATCCACAGAACTGTATTTATCTATCAGTATTTCGGATGCCTGCTTATCATGATCCTTCTCATATGCAATTCGCTCCGCAGCATGAAGGGCAGCGCAAGGAAAAGGGAGATAATTACAATGGCGGTTTCGGCTGCTGTATTCTTCATGTTCCTTCCTGAGTCCACAGGTATTGCTGTTCCGAGAACGTATATCAAGCATGTTCTTGAGCTCGTACCTACATGGATATTTGAATAA
- a CDS encoding citrate/2-methylcitrate synthase, producing the protein MSNYNFSKVTPAIDQLAEKCVSCHNIDPELYVKYDVKRGLRDLNGKGVLAGLTDISEVCSSTIVNGESVPCDGKLYYRGIDVEDIVEGFISENRFGFEETTYLLLFGKLPSENELKDFSGLIGSFRKLPTTFVRDIIMKSPGNDMMNILARSVLTLYAYDDAPDDTSIPNVLRQCLELIALLPVMAVYAYHSYNYYKKGGSLIIHRPRPDLSTAENILYTLRSDSKYTELEAKILDLALVLHAEHGGGNNSTFTTHVVSSSGTDTYSSTAASLASLKGPKHGGANIKVVRMFDDLMEKVKDWTDEEEIKEYLVALLEKRGFDNSGLIYGMGHAVYSISDPRARVLKKFVKDLSVEKGMEKEYELYTLVERLAPVVIGEKRKIYKGVSANIDFYSGLIYRMLGLPAELYTPIFAVARISGWSAHRIEELIGAGKIIRPAYRPVADHIEYTKMSDR; encoded by the coding sequence ATGTCAAACTACAATTTTTCAAAAGTTACTCCGGCTATCGATCAGCTTGCGGAAAAATGTGTAAGCTGCCACAATATTGATCCGGAACTCTATGTTAAGTATGATGTCAAGCGGGGCCTTCGTGATCTGAACGGTAAAGGCGTGCTTGCGGGACTTACAGACATCAGTGAAGTATGCTCAAGTACGATCGTGAACGGTGAGTCAGTTCCGTGTGACGGAAAGCTGTACTACAGGGGCATCGATGTGGAGGATATTGTTGAAGGCTTCATTTCCGAGAACCGCTTCGGGTTTGAGGAAACGACATATCTTCTTCTTTTCGGAAAGCTTCCGTCAGAAAATGAACTTAAGGATTTCAGCGGGCTTATAGGCAGTTTCAGAAAGCTTCCTACCACGTTCGTAAGGGACATTATAATGAAGTCGCCGGGCAACGACATGATGAATATTCTTGCAAGAAGCGTTCTCACACTCTATGCCTATGACGATGCGCCGGATGACACCAGCATTCCGAATGTTTTAAGACAGTGCCTTGAACTGATAGCACTTCTTCCGGTAATGGCTGTCTACGCTTACCACTCATACAATTACTACAAAAAGGGCGGAAGCCTTATAATTCACAGACCGCGTCCGGATCTTTCAACGGCTGAAAACATTCTTTACACTTTAAGAAGTGATTCAAAATACACTGAGCTCGAAGCGAAGATACTCGACCTTGCCCTTGTTCTTCACGCAGAACACGGCGGAGGAAACAATTCGACTTTCACGACACATGTCGTTTCATCATCCGGTACGGACACATATTCTTCTACTGCTGCTTCACTTGCCTCACTCAAGGGACCTAAGCACGGCGGTGCCAACATCAAGGTGGTGCGTATGTTCGATGATCTTATGGAAAAGGTGAAGGACTGGACTGACGAAGAAGAAATAAAGGAATACCTTGTTGCGCTTCTTGAAAAGCGCGGCTTCGACAACTCCGGTCTTATCTACGGCATGGGACACGCAGTTTATTCTATATCAGATCCGCGTGCAAGAGTGCTCAAGAAGTTTGTAAAGGATCTTTCAGTTGAAAAGGGCATGGAGAAGGAATACGAGCTCTACACCCTCGTTGAACGTCTTGCTCCTGTCGTTATCGGCGAAAAGAGAAAGATCTACAAGGGCGTAAGTGCGAACATCGACTTCTACAGCGGGCTCATTTACCGTATGCTCGGACTGCCGGCTGAACTGTACACGCCTATTTTTGCCGTTGCAAGAATATCGGGATGGTCAGCACACCGTATTGAGGAGCTTATAGGTGCCGGCAAGATAATACGTCCTGCATACCGACCGGTTGCAGATCACATTGAATACACTAAAATGTCAGACCGATAA
- a CDS encoding GtrA family protein — translation MKELLDLIFAFKFKELFFAPTENGLIKFFRYAFVGGIAFVVDFATYTLVCQAGSSWQITALATTAGFVTGIITNFILSKKFVFQEKSSAKSGYGEFIGYVLIGLVGFGLNMLLMYLATEMLSVNRYAAKIIVAIIVLVYNYLARKIILYTPSRKTEGK, via the coding sequence ATGAAAGAGTTACTTGATCTGATATTTGCTTTTAAGTTTAAGGAGCTGTTTTTTGCTCCGACAGAAAACGGACTTATAAAGTTTTTCAGATATGCGTTTGTCGGCGGTATTGCCTTTGTTGTGGATTTTGCGACCTACACACTTGTCTGTCAGGCAGGTTCATCATGGCAGATCACAGCACTTGCGACAACAGCCGGATTTGTCACAGGTATCATCACTAATTTCATACTTTCCAAGAAATTTGTATTTCAGGAGAAGTCCAGTGCAAAATCAGGATACGGTGAGTTTATCGGATATGTCCTCATCGGTCTTGTGGGGTTCGGACTCAACATGCTTCTTATGTATCTTGCCACCGAGATGCTTTCAGTGAACCGTTATGCAGCCAAGATCATCGTTGCCATAATCGTTCTCGTTTATAACTATCTCGCAAGGAAGATAATTCTCTACACACCATCACGAAAGACAGAGGGAAAATAA
- a CDS encoding glycoside hydrolase family 9 protein, which translates to MKQTKLKRLLASLLSISMIGSFAGTGISVSADAGEKPPEVTEEERVFPEKGSFSYDDVEVNFAKALQYVLYFYDANKCGYDVDANGEPGLKWLEWRGDCHTEDYNIPLKPMSKEGADAKFGTNLSQEFIDEYKDILDPDGDGFIDCGGGMHDAGDHVKFGLPGSYAASTVGWGYYEFRDAYKKSGQQEHVENILHWFNDFYMNGTYLDENGEVIAFCYQVGEGNNDHNYWNPPELQNSEMLLDFARPAYFATVDTPASDMCAGTAASLAVNYLNFKDTEPEYAEESLKKAIALYNFAVKTHEEDEGMSVLSLGYDGGFYTSSYDYDELAWAAVWLYECTGEQKYIDDIISVDESIKDDMGHVTYTGYIKRIIKTTGSTWQNIWVHCWDTVWGGVFAKLAPITNTARDWYIFRWNLEYWSGIPHTYPGGMADEIWNMPYEYTDKLDEKDTTFLAKTPEGFSMLNEYGSARYNTAAELCALVYRKETAARGEEDKRFSDWAEGQMEYIMGKNPMNRPYIVGYSPTAASHPHHRAAHGSSTLSMDDPKDQTHVLWGALVGGPDATDWHRDITKDYIYNEVAVDYNAAVTGALAGLYEYYATDDMKPDEDFPPKEKPAQEFWLEALVNQENKERTQYTVRLHADTSQPPRYVDNLKCRYYFDISELVEHGQKAEDLKIEVYYDKVSASSDAKQNVAVSKPIQAEGNIYYVEMDWSGIPFRGAMELQLGIIAPQDAEYNSNWDPTNDFSRKGLEISDDYGPTECIPLYLGDTLVYGTTPFGDKAVAPEDVAKTGYAPPIPEGAKSSRPAASSNTAASPKPTSTPKATATPSSSPSKNTTGEIIYGDVNLDGKVDVTDLSLLSLYLLDKTGIKGDGLKAADVNGDGSTALTDLATLRQYISKKITKLGPDKK; encoded by the coding sequence ATGAAACAAACAAAACTTAAAAGACTGCTTGCTTCACTGTTAAGCATTTCGATGATCGGAAGCTTTGCAGGGACCGGCATTTCCGTAAGTGCCGATGCAGGTGAAAAGCCGCCGGAGGTAACTGAAGAGGAAAGAGTTTTTCCTGAGAAGGGTTCCTTCAGCTATGACGACGTTGAAGTAAACTTCGCCAAGGCACTTCAGTACGTGCTTTACTTCTACGACGCCAACAAGTGCGGATATGACGTTGACGCGAACGGAGAACCGGGTCTCAAGTGGCTCGAGTGGAGAGGCGACTGTCACACCGAAGACTACAACATTCCTCTTAAACCAATGTCCAAGGAAGGTGCCGATGCCAAGTTCGGAACAAACCTTTCACAGGAATTCATTGATGAATACAAGGATATTCTCGATCCGGACGGTGACGGATTCATCGACTGCGGCGGCGGTATGCATGATGCCGGAGACCACGTAAAGTTCGGACTTCCTGGCTCTTACGCAGCTTCAACGGTAGGCTGGGGCTACTACGAATTCAGAGATGCATATAAAAAGTCAGGCCAGCAGGAACACGTTGAAAATATTCTTCACTGGTTCAATGACTTTTACATGAACGGTACTTACCTTGATGAGAACGGCGAAGTTATCGCTTTCTGCTATCAGGTAGGTGAAGGTAACAACGACCACAACTACTGGAATCCGCCGGAGCTTCAGAATTCTGAAATGCTTCTTGACTTTGCAAGACCGGCTTATTTCGCAACAGTAGATACTCCTGCTTCAGACATGTGTGCAGGTACTGCAGCTTCACTCGCTGTAAACTACCTCAATTTCAAGGACACAGAACCTGAATATGCTGAGGAAAGCCTTAAGAAGGCCATCGCTCTTTACAACTTTGCTGTAAAGACACATGAGGAAGACGAAGGAATGTCAGTTCTCAGTCTTGGCTACGACGGCGGTTTCTATACATCAAGCTACGACTACGATGAACTTGCATGGGCTGCTGTTTGGCTCTATGAATGTACAGGCGAACAGAAGTACATCGACGACATCATCTCAGTTGATGAATCCATCAAGGATGATATGGGCCATGTAACATACACAGGCTACATCAAGCGTATCATCAAGACAACAGGCTCAACATGGCAGAACATCTGGGTACACTGCTGGGATACAGTATGGGGCGGCGTATTCGCAAAGCTCGCACCTATAACAAACACAGCACGTGACTGGTACATTTTCAGATGGAATCTTGAATACTGGTCAGGAATCCCTCACACATATCCGGGCGGCATGGCAGACGAGATCTGGAATATGCCGTATGAATATACTGATAAGCTCGACGAAAAGGATACAACATTCCTCGCAAAGACTCCGGAAGGATTCTCAATGCTCAACGAGTACGGTTCAGCACGTTACAACACAGCAGCTGAACTCTGTGCGCTTGTTTACCGCAAGGAAACAGCTGCACGCGGCGAAGAGGACAAGAGATTCTCTGACTGGGCAGAAGGTCAGATGGAATACATCATGGGTAAGAACCCTATGAACCGTCCTTACATCGTTGGTTATTCACCGACAGCGGCTTCACATCCGCATCACCGTGCAGCTCACGGCTCATCAACACTCTCAATGGACGATCCGAAGGATCAGACACATGTACTCTGGGGTGCTCTTGTAGGCGGTCCTGACGCAACAGACTGGCACAGAGACATCACAAAGGACTACATCTACAACGAAGTTGCCGTTGACTACAACGCAGCAGTTACCGGTGCTCTCGCAGGTCTTTACGAATACTATGCAACTGATGACATGAAGCCTGACGAAGACTTCCCGCCGAAGGAAAAACCGGCTCAGGAATTCTGGCTTGAAGCTCTTGTAAATCAGGAGAACAAGGAAAGAACACAGTACACAGTAAGATTACACGCTGACACATCACAGCCTCCGAGATATGTTGACAACCTCAAGTGCCGTTACTACTTCGACATTTCCGAGCTCGTTGAACACGGACAGAAGGCAGAAGACCTCAAGATTGAAGTTTACTACGACAAGGTAAGCGCAAGCTCTGATGCAAAGCAGAACGTAGCAGTTTCAAAGCCGATCCAGGCAGAAGGAAACATCTACTACGTTGAAATGGACTGGAGCGGCATCCCGTTCCGCGGTGCTATGGAACTCCAGCTCGGTATCATTGCTCCTCAGGATGCTGAATACAATTCAAACTGGGATCCGACAAACGACTTCAGCCGTAAGGGACTCGAAATAAGCGACGACTACGGCCCGACAGAATGCATTCCGCTTTACCTCGGCGATACTCTCGTTTACGGTACAACACCGTTCGGTGACAAGGCAGTCGCTCCTGAAGATGTTGCCAAGACAGGATATGCTCCGCCGATACCTGAGGGAGCTAAATCATCAAGGCCGGCGGCTTCGTCAAATACTGCAGCATCACCAAAGCCGACATCAACACCAAAGGCTACAGCCACACCATCATCTTCTCCTTCAAAGAACACTACAGGTGAGATCATTTACGGTGACGTAAACCTTGACGGTAAAGTTGACGTAACAGACCTTTCACTCCTTTCACTCTACCTTCTCGACAAGACAGGTATCAAGGGAGACGGACTCAAGGCAGCCGATGTAAACGGCGACGGAAGTACAGCTCTTACAGACCTTGCAACACTCAGACAGTACATCTCAAAGAAGATCACAAAGCTTGGTCCTGACAAGAAGTAA
- a CDS encoding NAD(P)/FAD-dependent oxidoreductase encodes MKNIVIIGAGPAGLTAAYELLSKANDQYSVTVLEGSSEIGGISRTVKHNGNRMDIGGHRFFSKDRDVTNWWENMMPTQGKPSFDDIKLGRVKKLKAGGPDPEETDRVMLVRNRVSRIYYRKKFFDYPISMKMQTIKNMGFASTVSAGCSYLGSCISKKPEDSLENFYINRFGKVLYSMFFEGYTEKLWGRHPRDISADWGAQRVKGLSIRAVLKDMFSKIGGGNKDRKVETSLIEEFIYPKYGPGQLWETVAEEVKKLGGEIRMNSEVVKINTADGKINSVELADGSTVDGDIFISSMPLKDLVGGMNDVPDDIAKIAAGLPYRDFVTVGLLVNKLNLKNETDIKTLGNIVPDCWIYVQDTGVKLGRIQIFNNWSPYMVKKPEETVWIGLEYFCNENDDFWNLSDEECIKMATRELASMGVINNAGEVLDSHRERVKKAYPAYFDTYSEIDTLVKYLDSFDNLYCVGRNGQHRYNNMDHSMVTAFETAKNIISGKTSKDNIWNVNTEKEYHEEKNS; translated from the coding sequence TTGAAAAATATTGTAATTATAGGTGCAGGTCCTGCCGGACTTACTGCTGCATATGAACTTTTAAGCAAGGCGAATGATCAGTACAGTGTGACCGTTCTTGAAGGATCATCTGAAATAGGCGGTATTTCAAGAACAGTTAAGCATAACGGCAACCGTATGGATATAGGCGGACACAGATTTTTCTCAAAGGACAGAGATGTAACAAACTGGTGGGAAAATATGATGCCTACACAGGGCAAGCCTTCATTTGATGACATCAAGCTCGGCAGAGTAAAAAAACTCAAAGCCGGCGGTCCTGACCCTGAGGAAACTGACAGGGTAATGCTCGTAAGGAACCGTGTTTCAAGAATTTACTACAGGAAAAAGTTTTTTGACTATCCTATTTCAATGAAGATGCAGACCATTAAGAACATGGGCTTTGCATCAACTGTTTCAGCAGGATGCAGCTACCTTGGCTCATGTATTTCCAAGAAGCCAGAGGATTCACTTGAAAACTTCTACATCAACCGTTTCGGCAAGGTGCTCTACTCTATGTTCTTTGAAGGATACACTGAAAAGCTCTGGGGCAGACATCCGCGCGACATCTCCGCAGACTGGGGTGCACAGCGTGTAAAGGGTCTTTCGATCAGAGCCGTTCTCAAGGATATGTTCTCAAAGATCGGCGGCGGAAACAAGGACAGAAAGGTTGAAACCTCCCTTATTGAGGAATTCATCTATCCTAAGTACGGTCCGGGTCAGCTCTGGGAAACAGTTGCTGAGGAAGTAAAGAAGCTCGGCGGCGAGATCAGAATGAATTCTGAAGTTGTAAAGATAAACACTGCAGACGGAAAGATAAACTCAGTTGAACTTGCTGACGGATCAACTGTTGACGGTGACATTTTCATCTCATCAATGCCGCTCAAGGATCTTGTCGGCGGTATGAATGATGTTCCGGACGACATTGCAAAGATCGCTGCAGGCCTTCCGTACAGAGACTTCGTTACAGTCGGTCTTCTCGTAAACAAGCTCAATCTTAAGAACGAAACAGATATAAAGACACTCGGAAACATCGTTCCTGACTGCTGGATCTACGTTCAGGATACAGGCGTTAAACTCGGAAGAATACAGATATTCAACAACTGGTCACCTTACATGGTTAAAAAGCCTGAGGAAACAGTATGGATCGGTCTTGAATACTTCTGCAATGAAAATGACGACTTCTGGAATCTTTCCGATGAGGAATGCATTAAAATGGCTACCAGAGAACTTGCTTCAATGGGTGTTATCAACAATGCAGGTGAAGTTCTTGATTCACACAGGGAACGCGTAAAGAAGGCTTATCCGGCTTATTTCGATACATACAGCGAGATCGATACACTTGTAAAATATCTCGATTCATTTGACAATCTTTACTGTGTCGGACGTAACGGACAGCACCGCTACAACAACATGGACCACTCCATGGTCACAGCCTTTGAAACAGCAAAGAATATTATTTCAGGCAAAACTTCAAAGGACAACATCTGGAATGTCAATACCGAGAAGGAATACCACGAAGAAAAGAACAGCTGA
- a CDS encoding glycosyltransferase family 39 protein, with the protein MKLFKEKKILQYAAVFVLISFIYVMWRLMLPNENGIRIFMGILIAGEAVFDLIMLKKKKLTADVLVASIIFAGFVMRIGYMLYTPASVRSHDMWEFEKDGYGHAGYILTLIEDKMLPQTNTRQYYQQPFFYILCALVSAPINSFLGGTGGHDPEMIVDTGKIISSAASCIVLLMTDTFCKELDLKGKYRAAAVGFVAFCPAFYLSERITPDMLCTLFMTIALVYTLRWYRSPDWKNTIILAVTYGCGVMTKLSIGSLALFTAGVFAWKFFGSVKEKKFGPYIPKFIVFALISLPLGLWYSVRNYRRFDQPFGYVLEIPSDHELYTGDHSFFQRIILPDIPNFVTEPYAEVFDDYNLWTYMVKSSLFGEFKFDVPSIIPIGLMLAAIALTVPAVTGVLKGAFRIKENRDQFLVSASVIVFMASIVYFYIKYPNGCSMDFRYMTFIVAPAAVLAGKYCEENGKKWIGTLYASAVPVYALFSVLMYTMIR; encoded by the coding sequence ATGAAACTTTTTAAAGAAAAAAAGATATTACAGTACGCAGCAGTGTTCGTACTTATATCATTTATCTACGTAATGTGGCGACTCATGCTTCCTAATGAAAACGGCATAAGGATTTTTATGGGAATACTGATAGCCGGTGAAGCAGTGTTTGATCTCATTATGTTAAAGAAGAAGAAACTCACTGCCGATGTGCTTGTCGCATCGATAATATTTGCCGGATTTGTCATGCGCATAGGATACATGCTCTACACACCGGCTTCTGTCAGGTCACATGACATGTGGGAGTTTGAAAAGGACGGATACGGCCATGCCGGATATATACTTACTCTCATTGAAGATAAAATGCTTCCGCAGACAAACACAAGGCAGTATTACCAGCAGCCTTTCTTCTACATTCTCTGTGCTCTTGTTTCAGCACCGATCAATTCATTCCTCGGCGGAACCGGCGGTCATGATCCTGAAATGATCGTTGATACCGGCAAAATAATCAGCAGCGCTGCTTCATGCATCGTTCTTCTTATGACAGATACATTCTGTAAGGAACTTGATCTTAAGGGAAAGTACCGTGCGGCAGCAGTGGGATTTGTCGCTTTCTGCCCGGCGTTCTATTTAAGCGAACGAATCACGCCGGACATGCTCTGTACGCTGTTTATGACAATAGCGCTCGTTTACACTCTCAGATGGTACAGAAGTCCTGACTGGAAGAATACAATAATACTTGCCGTTACTTACGGATGCGGTGTTATGACCAAGCTGTCCATTGGTTCACTTGCTCTGTTTACCGCAGGTGTGTTTGCATGGAAGTTTTTCGGATCGGTAAAGGAAAAGAAATTCGGTCCGTACATTCCGAAATTCATTGTATTCGCTCTGATAAGCCTACCGCTCGGCCTCTGGTACAGCGTAAGAAACTACAGAAGATTTGACCAGCCTTTCGGCTATGTTCTCGAGATCCCGAGTGACCACGAACTTTACACAGGTGATCATTCCTTCTTCCAGAGGATCATACTTCCTGACATTCCTAACTTTGTGACCGAACCGTATGCGGAGGTTTTCGATGACTACAATCTCTGGACATACATGGTCAAGTCATCACTTTTCGGTGAATTCAAATTCGATGTTCCTTCGATAATTCCGATAGGCCTTATGCTGGCAGCCATAGCACTTACGGTACCGGCTGTTACAGGTGTTTTAAAAGGCGCCTTCAGAATAAAGGAGAACAGGGATCAGTTTCTTGTATCAGCTTCCGTGATCGTGTTTATGGCATCTATAGTTTATTTCTACATAAAGTATCCTAACGGATGCAGCATGGACTTCCGCTACATGACATTCATAGTAGCTCCGGCCGCAGTTCTTGCCGGTAAATACTGTGAAGAAAACGGAAAGAAGTGGATCGGTACGCTTTATGCTAGCGCCGTTCCTGTCTATGCACTGTTCTCGGTACTCATGTATACGATGATCAGATAA